The Nodosilinea sp. FACHB-141 genome has a segment encoding these proteins:
- a CDS encoding glycosyltransferase family 2 protein → MVDFPGRSSPRRFHTPIKDLEIEDFPGFAGRRSKAALTLSVLWGLTVVLHLVSWGSWVVLGLTAILITHALRILWGRPLLPPPPLPSITQEVSHGGDAIVEGRSAAIASSPWDAWPYVSLLVAAKNEETVIEPLVAALCQLEYPACRYEVWIIDDNSTDGTHQRLQKLTTRYPQLRILRRPAGSSGGKSGALNQVWPNTKGDIIGVFDADARVPKDLLRHLVPLFDQAEVGAVQLQKAVVNRAKNLWTRGQQAEMALDSYFQQQRISLGGIGELRGNGQFVRRAALAQCGGWNEETITDDLDLTLRLHFSGWEIQFLLHPAVGEEGVERPLALWHQRNRWAEGGYQRYLDYWRLITQHRLPPAKTFDMAAFWVIQYGLPAVALPDFAMAMLRHRMPLFLPVSSLVLTLSIVGMFCGLRRIRQQPVWVSGLQTLWGNLYMLHWLLVIATMTMRLSVRPKRLRWVKTIHLGSDDDLQVDLP, encoded by the coding sequence ATGGTTGATTTTCCCGGACGCTCTTCCCCTAGGCGCTTCCACACTCCGATCAAAGATTTGGAAATCGAAGATTTTCCGGGATTTGCCGGTCGGCGTTCCAAGGCGGCTCTGACCTTGAGTGTGCTGTGGGGCCTTACCGTTGTGCTGCACCTAGTCTCTTGGGGCAGTTGGGTAGTGCTAGGGTTAACGGCCATTCTCATCACCCACGCGCTGCGAATTTTGTGGGGCAGACCTTTGCTGCCGCCGCCGCCGCTGCCCTCGATCACCCAAGAGGTCTCTCACGGTGGTGATGCGATTGTTGAAGGTCGATCTGCGGCGATCGCAAGCTCCCCCTGGGACGCTTGGCCCTACGTCTCTCTTCTGGTGGCTGCTAAAAACGAAGAAACCGTCATAGAACCCTTGGTTGCAGCCCTTTGCCAGCTGGAGTATCCCGCCTGCCGATATGAGGTCTGGATCATCGACGACAACAGCACCGACGGCACCCATCAGCGTCTGCAAAAACTCACCACCCGTTATCCCCAGCTGCGGATACTGCGCCGCCCCGCTGGGTCCAGCGGGGGTAAGTCAGGGGCACTTAACCAGGTATGGCCTAATACCAAAGGCGACATCATTGGCGTATTTGATGCCGATGCCCGTGTGCCCAAAGACCTACTGCGCCACCTAGTACCCTTGTTTGACCAAGCTGAGGTTGGTGCTGTGCAGCTACAGAAAGCTGTGGTCAACCGAGCTAAAAATCTTTGGACCCGTGGTCAGCAAGCCGAAATGGCCCTTGATAGCTATTTTCAGCAGCAGCGCATTAGCCTCGGCGGTATCGGCGAACTGCGGGGTAACGGCCAGTTTGTGCGGCGGGCTGCCCTAGCTCAGTGCGGTGGCTGGAACGAAGAAACCATTACCGACGACCTCGATTTAACCCTACGCCTGCACTTCAGCGGTTGGGAGATTCAGTTTTTGCTGCATCCCGCCGTGGGCGAAGAGGGGGTTGAGCGACCTCTGGCCCTCTGGCACCAGCGCAACCGCTGGGCTGAAGGGGGCTACCAGCGCTACCTTGACTACTGGCGGCTAATTACCCAGCACCGCTTGCCTCCGGCCAAAACCTTTGACATGGCAGCCTTTTGGGTGATTCAGTACGGCCTGCCTGCGGTGGCTCTGCCCGACTTTGCCATGGCCATGCTGCGCCACCGCATGCCGCTGTTCTTGCCCGTATCGAGCCTGGTGCTGACGCTGTCCATAGTGGGTATGTTTTGCGGGTTGCGACGTATTCGGCAACAGCCCGTTTGGGTGAGTGGTCTACAAACCTTGTGGGGTAACCTGTACATGCTGCACTGGCTACTGGTCATCGCTACCATGACGATGCGCCTGTCGGTACGGCCCAAGCGACTGCGTTGGGTAAAAACTATCCATCTGGGTAGCGATGACGATCTCCAAGTCGATCTACCCTAG
- the smpB gene encoding SsrA-binding protein SmpB translates to MADSSDGYKIVSDNRQARHEYEILETYEAGLELMGSEVKSIRQGKVNLRDGYALIKDGELWLHNVHISPHTMTNKAYNHEAKRTRKLLLHRDEIRKLIGKVEQKGLTLVPLKLYLQRGWVKATIALAKGKKLHDKRESLKRKQESRETARALSGRD, encoded by the coding sequence GTGGCCGATTCAAGTGATGGATACAAAATTGTTAGCGACAACCGCCAGGCCCGTCATGAGTACGAAATTCTTGAAACCTATGAAGCTGGATTAGAGCTGATGGGTTCAGAGGTAAAGTCAATTCGCCAGGGTAAGGTTAACCTGCGCGATGGCTATGCCCTAATCAAAGACGGGGAGCTGTGGCTGCACAACGTGCATATTTCGCCCCACACCATGACCAACAAGGCCTACAACCACGAGGCCAAGCGCACCCGCAAACTGCTGCTGCACCGCGATGAAATTCGCAAGCTGATCGGTAAAGTCGAGCAAAAGGGGCTTACCCTGGTGCCGCTTAAGCTCTATCTCCAGCGGGGGTGGGTCAAAGCTACCATCGCCCTAGCCAAGGGTAAAAAGCTCCACGACAAGCGCGAAAGCCTCAAGCGCAAGCAAGAATCCCGCGAAACTGCCCGCGCCCTCAGTGGGCGGGATTGA
- a CDS encoding DRTGG domain-containing protein, translating to MPSSAKRLVIGSTESYSGKSAILLGVGLQLQGLGMDVGFGKPMGNSTNGDGKDPDLDFIVDTLGLSAARFYPPAISLTEATVADRLALNGQPPASYSLLDYTEQRGEDLLLLEGPGNLTEGTLLNLSVAHIAADIDAAVLLVTRYDSLLLVDRLLAAKAQLGSHLIGVIINDVPTDAVKACAELARPFLENQGIPVLAVLPRSPIMRSITVREIVARLDAEVLCCSNRLDLMVETLTIGAMNVNSALRYFRKATNMAVVTGGDRTDIQFAALETSTQCLVLTGQIPPSREILERASDLEVPIVSVDSDTLSTVERIDELFGQVRLHEPIKVQCIQELVATNFDLDRLLHLLELKLPVSAT from the coding sequence GTGCCCAGTTCAGCAAAGCGTTTGGTGATTGGTTCAACCGAGTCGTATAGCGGCAAATCGGCAATTTTACTGGGTGTTGGGCTCCAGCTTCAGGGGTTGGGCATGGATGTTGGGTTTGGTAAACCCATGGGCAACTCGACCAACGGGGATGGAAAGGATCCGGATCTAGACTTCATTGTTGACACGCTAGGGCTGTCAGCGGCGCGATTTTACCCTCCGGCTATTTCGTTGACCGAAGCTACTGTGGCCGATCGCCTAGCGCTGAACGGTCAGCCTCCAGCAAGCTACAGCTTGCTGGACTATACCGAGCAGCGGGGCGAAGACTTACTGCTGCTGGAAGGGCCTGGCAATCTCACTGAGGGGACGCTGCTGAACCTGTCTGTGGCCCACATTGCTGCCGATATTGACGCCGCGGTGCTGTTAGTGACGCGCTACGATTCGCTGCTGCTGGTCGATCGCCTGCTGGCTGCTAAGGCTCAGCTGGGGTCGCACCTGATTGGAGTGATTATTAACGATGTGCCTACGGATGCGGTAAAGGCCTGCGCTGAGCTGGCCCGTCCCTTCTTAGAAAACCAGGGAATTCCGGTGCTGGCGGTGCTGCCGCGCTCGCCCATTATGCGCAGCATTACCGTGCGCGAGATTGTCGCTCGGCTTGATGCTGAGGTGCTGTGCTGCTCTAACCGCCTTGACCTAATGGTGGAGACTCTCACCATCGGAGCCATGAACGTGAACTCAGCCCTGCGGTATTTCCGCAAAGCCACCAACATGGCGGTGGTGACCGGGGGCGATCGCACCGACATCCAGTTTGCGGCGTTGGAAACCTCTACCCAGTGTTTGGTGCTAACGGGCCAAATTCCCCCTTCCCGGGAGATCTTAGAGCGCGCCTCAGACTTGGAAGTACCGATTGTCTCCGTTGACTCTGACACCTTGTCTACGGTGGAGCGCATTGACGAGCTGTTTGGCCAAGTGCGCCTGCATGAGCCTATTAAGGTACAGTGCATTCAAGAGTTGGTAGCTACCAACTTTGACCTAGACCGTCTGCTGCACTTGCTCGAGCTCAAACTGCCGGTTTCGGCCACCTGA
- a CDS encoding MAPEG family protein — MASLLSMPGFLLVSIGLAALLVYLPFLVVGYGRFAVGYDQTAPRTMLAKLPPYAQRATWAHENAFESMILFAPAALMAYVTQQQSGLALGAAIAYLAARTLYPVAYIANVPLGRSLMFGVANLSTFTLYVLSCRSALM; from the coding sequence ATGGCATCTTTGCTGTCTATGCCGGGGTTTTTGCTGGTTAGCATTGGGCTGGCAGCTTTGCTAGTCTATCTACCCTTTCTAGTCGTGGGCTACGGGCGGTTTGCGGTGGGCTACGACCAGACCGCCCCTCGGACCATGCTGGCCAAGTTGCCCCCCTATGCACAGCGGGCTACCTGGGCCCACGAAAATGCCTTTGAATCAATGATTTTATTTGCCCCGGCGGCGCTGATGGCCTATGTCACCCAACAGCAGTCAGGGCTGGCGTTGGGGGCCGCGATCGCCTACCTCGCTGCCCGCACTCTGTACCCGGTGGCCTACATTGCGAATGTGCCGCTCGGGCGATCGCTGATGTTTGGGGTCGCCAACCTGAGCACCTTCACCCTCTATGTCTTGAGCTGTCGGTCGGCCTTGATGTAG
- a CDS encoding YraN family protein produces MTAELTKTELGTLGETLVANWLTTQGWRQCDRQWHCPWGELDLVMAWGSANPSGQLTFVEVKTRSQGNWDAYGLMAITRSKQAKLWRAAQLYLLKHPQWAEATCRFDVALVACRRGQQPPTNPAKHLSVDDVRYLTLQDYIENAFDVPSC; encoded by the coding sequence ATGACCGCCGAACTTACCAAGACCGAACTGGGCACCCTGGGTGAAACCCTAGTGGCCAACTGGCTAACGACCCAGGGCTGGCGACAGTGCGATCGCCAGTGGCACTGTCCCTGGGGCGAGCTCGATCTGGTAATGGCCTGGGGATCCGCTAACCCCAGCGGTCAGCTCACCTTTGTCGAAGTCAAAACTCGCAGCCAGGGCAACTGGGATGCCTACGGCCTGATGGCAATTACCCGCAGTAAGCAGGCCAAACTTTGGAGAGCTGCCCAGCTCTACTTGCTCAAGCATCCCCAGTGGGCCGAGGCCACCTGCCGATTTGACGTGGCCCTGGTGGCCTGCCGCCGTGGTCAGCAACCGCCAACCAACCCTGCCAAGCACCTTTCAGTGGATGATGTTCGCTATCTAACGCTGCAAGACTACATCGAAAATGCCTTTGACGTGCCCAGTTGCTAA
- a CDS encoding YciI family protein codes for MPWFVKIEKGVVNKAIFDQHVPAHVAYVKGLISQGHAAKSGYWAEYGGGMLLFRANSIDEARAIVAADPLIQHHCVEYELHEWRVVVE; via the coding sequence ATGCCCTGGTTCGTTAAAATCGAAAAAGGTGTCGTTAACAAAGCCATCTTTGACCAGCATGTACCAGCCCACGTAGCCTACGTCAAAGGTCTTATTTCCCAAGGCCATGCCGCTAAGAGCGGTTACTGGGCCGAATATGGGGGTGGTATGCTGTTATTTCGGGCCAATTCTATCGATGAAGCCCGCGCCATTGTGGCTGCCGACCCACTGATTCAGCATCACTGTGTCGAGTATGAACTGCACGAATGGCGGGTGGTGGTGGAATAG
- the ebsA gene encoding type IV pilus biogenesis protein EbsA, with protein MTFEAIQPAGKQDISVYMPYYQGNKRNALPYAISLYKQGNLEGERQIEGSDSIAFVATWNVSVLPADLTRCRMQFEGDSDLSYEITMATFEFVDFLFDVIVALRQKRPADFSQGFYRKLLRLDE; from the coding sequence TTGACGTTTGAGGCAATTCAGCCCGCAGGCAAGCAGGATATCAGCGTTTACATGCCCTATTACCAGGGCAATAAGCGTAACGCGCTGCCTTACGCCATTTCTCTATATAAACAGGGCAATCTGGAGGGGGAGCGACAAATTGAGGGGAGCGATAGTATTGCCTTTGTAGCTACCTGGAATGTGTCTGTACTACCGGCAGACTTGACCCGTTGTCGCATGCAGTTTGAAGGTGATAGCGATCTCAGCTACGAAATTACGATGGCGACCTTTGAGTTTGTGGATTTTTTGTTTGACGTGATTGTGGCGCTGCGCCAAAAGCGCCCAGCAGATTTTTCCCAAGGGTTTTATCGCAAGCTGTTGCGATTGGATGAGTAG
- a CDS encoding DNA-processing protein DprA produces the protein MEASLESAKVDTFLQELAAIQQSGSKRVAILGSRHVPITHQQLIELMTYALALGGNRIITSGATGTNSAAIKGAMQADPNLLTVILPQSLERQPRESRDQLEQVMHLVENPANDAMSLAEASSLCNQEIISRCQQLVCFAFHDSHTLLKTCQDAEDQRKIVTLFYFD, from the coding sequence ATGGAAGCGTCGCTCGAATCCGCTAAAGTCGACACGTTTTTGCAGGAACTTGCGGCTATTCAACAGTCAGGTTCCAAGCGGGTGGCTATTTTGGGGTCGCGCCATGTGCCGATTACCCACCAGCAACTCATCGAGCTGATGACCTATGCGCTGGCCCTCGGGGGTAATCGCATCATCACCTCGGGGGCGACTGGCACCAACTCCGCCGCCATTAAGGGAGCAATGCAGGCCGATCCCAACCTGCTCACTGTAATTTTGCCCCAGAGCCTAGAACGCCAGCCTCGCGAGTCGCGCGATCAGCTAGAGCAGGTCATGCACCTGGTCGAGAACCCGGCCAACGATGCCATGTCTCTGGCAGAGGCGAGTTCGCTGTGCAACCAGGAGATTATTTCTCGCTGTCAACAGCTAGTCTGCTTTGCCTTTCACGACAGCCATACTCTGCTGAAAACCTGCCAGGATGCGGAAGACCAGCGCAAGATTGTGACGCTGTTTTACTTCGACTAA
- a CDS encoding YajQ family cyclic di-GMP-binding protein, producing the protein MASSFSFDIVSDFDRQELVNALDQTRRDVISRYDLKDTKTSIELADSTITIETASDMTLDAVKDLLYQKAAKRNLSLKIFEFGDVEAASGTRVRQTITLKKGIEQEMGKQITKLIRDNLKKVTAAIQGDAVRVTGKSKDDLQQAMQLVKQEDWPVAVQFTNYR; encoded by the coding sequence ATGGCTTCTAGCTTTTCCTTTGATATCGTCAGCGATTTCGACCGCCAAGAACTGGTCAACGCCCTTGACCAAACCCGGCGGGATGTGATCAGTCGTTACGACCTGAAAGACACTAAAACCTCCATTGAGTTGGCGGACAGCACCATCACCATCGAAACCGCCAGCGACATGACCCTGGACGCGGTCAAAGATTTGTTGTATCAGAAAGCAGCCAAGCGCAATCTTTCCCTCAAGATCTTTGAGTTCGGTGATGTGGAAGCAGCCAGCGGCACCCGCGTACGCCAGACCATCACCCTCAAAAAGGGCATCGAGCAGGAGATGGGTAAGCAGATTACTAAGCTGATCCGCGACAACCTCAAAAAGGTGACCGCTGCGATTCAAGGGGATGCGGTGCGGGTTACTGGCAAGTCTAAGGATGACCTGCAACAGGCGATGCAGCTAGTAAAGCAGGAAGACTGGCCCGTGGCGGTGCAGTTTACCAACTATCGGTAG
- a CDS encoding GNAT family N-acetyltransferase, producing the protein MGYPSVPSLTATWLRSIDEIPEAVWDELAQPLVTPFLEWSWLHNMERSGSVGANAGWLPCHLALWQGTTLVGAAPMYLKGHSRGEFVFDHQWADLAERLGVEYYPKLLGMAPFTPTEGYRFLIAPDADEAIVTRAMVEVIDGFCDRNNISGCHFLYVDPEWRATMTQLGFAEWLHHSYVWQNHGFKDFDDYLGMFNANQRRNIKRERKSMATAGLRLEAIAGDAISKTLCDQMYDFYADTCDKFGWWGSKYLSRKFFHLLHHDYRHRMVFFAAYSEDDSDPMGMSFCLTKGDRLYGRYWGSTMEMNNLHFNACYYAPIEWAIANNITLFDPGAGGRHKKRRGFPALGNYSLHRFYSPRMKTLLTRYIAEVNELEQQEIDAINAELPLKLPPGDSLCPQT; encoded by the coding sequence ATGGGCTATCCCTCTGTGCCGTCGCTGACCGCCACCTGGCTGCGCTCCATTGATGAGATTCCCGAGGCCGTGTGGGACGAACTGGCCCAGCCCCTAGTTACACCGTTTCTGGAGTGGAGCTGGCTGCACAATATGGAGCGATCGGGCAGTGTAGGAGCGAATGCGGGCTGGTTGCCCTGTCATCTGGCTCTCTGGCAGGGGACAACCCTGGTCGGGGCAGCCCCCATGTACCTGAAGGGCCACAGCCGGGGCGAATTTGTATTTGACCACCAGTGGGCCGATTTGGCTGAGCGTCTAGGGGTAGAGTATTATCCCAAGCTGCTGGGCATGGCGCCGTTTACCCCAACGGAGGGCTATCGATTTTTGATTGCCCCCGACGCCGATGAAGCGATCGTCACTCGGGCCATGGTGGAGGTGATTGACGGGTTTTGCGATCGCAACAACATCTCTGGCTGCCACTTTCTCTACGTCGACCCCGAGTGGCGGGCCACCATGACCCAGCTAGGCTTTGCTGAATGGTTGCACCACAGCTACGTGTGGCAAAACCATGGGTTTAAAGACTTTGACGACTACCTGGGCATGTTTAACGCCAACCAACGGCGCAACATCAAGCGCGAGCGCAAGTCGATGGCGACGGCGGGCCTACGTCTAGAGGCGATCGCCGGAGATGCCATCAGTAAAACCCTGTGCGACCAGATGTACGATTTCTATGCCGACACCTGCGACAAGTTTGGCTGGTGGGGCAGCAAGTACCTGAGCCGCAAATTCTTTCACCTGCTGCACCACGACTACCGCCACCGCATGGTGTTTTTTGCCGCCTATAGCGAAGACGACAGCGACCCGATGGGCATGTCGTTCTGCCTGACCAAGGGCGATCGCCTCTACGGCCGCTACTGGGGCTCAACGATGGAGATGAACAATCTGCACTTCAATGCTTGTTACTACGCGCCGATCGAGTGGGCGATCGCTAACAACATTACCCTGTTCGATCCTGGGGCGGGGGGACGCCACAAAAAACGAAGGGGCTTTCCAGCCCTGGGTAACTACAGCCTGCATCGGTTCTATTCGCCTCGCATGAAAACCCTCCTGACCCGCTACATCGCTGAGGTCAACGAACTCGAGCAGCAGGAAATTGACGCTATCAATGCCGAGCTACCCCTTAAACTACCTCCAGGGGATAGCCTCTGCCCTCAGACTTAG
- a CDS encoding ATP-binding protein encodes MARSKQPSASPVIGTVKGPGENGNQYVFITADNRQVKIGEFVYYTVDLADIPSAQILGKISDRRLIDHLPDRIFADPDINPEAIAALVGFAHPNPEIYEVTVDVVGHFHPALGFMNPRIAPDPGAKVCLADDESLRQIINKKQPKEVGSAEIGSLLLRPGGRVPVTLDVKELVSTHMAILAGTGSGKSYTAGVLIEELLSPYNRAAVLIFDPHGEYGTLADMRGHPSFASDDGYSPEVKLLTPDDIRIRMSSLDYYDILTLLPDMSDRQQAILNKAFSLLGKHKFGEHRWDVQDLISACYESDRTTDDEGNEKTGSSAPALEWKLGKLERSDYFHRMEHLAPKDLFAPGQVTVLQMNEISQEEQQVICAAVLRQSYQARINTAKDKISADDENYLPYPVFILIEEAHRFAPANEPARCKQVLRTILSEGRKFGMGVGLITQRPGKLDSDVLSQCMSQFLMRIVNPVDQDSLKYGVEAAGRDLLKELPSLTKGQVIVSGACVNTPVLCQVRKRLTKHGGETMNAPEAWLSHFQGHRQQARQLEKAAPASTGKKAETFSGVSIE; translated from the coding sequence ATGGCACGGTCAAAGCAACCTTCGGCTTCTCCAGTAATTGGCACCGTTAAGGGGCCGGGGGAAAACGGCAACCAGTATGTGTTCATTACCGCCGACAACCGTCAGGTCAAAATCGGTGAGTTTGTCTACTACACCGTCGATCTAGCGGATATCCCCAGCGCCCAGATTCTAGGAAAGATCTCCGATCGCCGCCTGATCGACCACCTGCCCGATCGCATCTTTGCTGACCCTGATATCAACCCTGAGGCGATCGCGGCCCTGGTTGGCTTCGCCCATCCCAATCCTGAAATCTACGAGGTCACTGTCGATGTGGTGGGTCATTTTCACCCTGCCCTAGGCTTTATGAACCCTCGCATCGCCCCCGATCCAGGGGCCAAGGTCTGTCTAGCCGACGACGAAAGCCTGCGCCAGATTATTAATAAGAAACAACCCAAAGAGGTGGGCTCTGCCGAAATCGGCTCCTTACTGCTGCGTCCCGGCGGGCGGGTGCCCGTAACGCTGGATGTGAAAGAGCTGGTGAGTACCCACATGGCGATCTTGGCGGGCACTGGCTCGGGCAAAAGCTACACGGCGGGGGTACTGATTGAAGAATTGCTCAGCCCCTACAACCGGGCGGCGGTGCTGATCTTTGACCCCCACGGCGAGTATGGCACCCTAGCCGACATGCGCGGCCACCCCAGCTTTGCCAGCGACGACGGCTACAGCCCTGAGGTCAAGCTGCTTACCCCTGACGACATTCGCATTCGAATGTCGTCACTGGATTACTACGACATTCTCACCCTGCTGCCCGATATGAGCGATCGCCAGCAGGCAATTCTCAACAAAGCCTTTAGCCTGTTGGGCAAGCACAAATTTGGCGAACACCGCTGGGATGTGCAGGATCTGATCTCGGCTTGCTACGAGTCAGACCGCACCACCGACGACGAGGGCAACGAGAAAACCGGCTCGTCGGCTCCAGCCCTGGAGTGGAAGCTGGGCAAACTGGAGCGATCGGACTACTTCCACCGCATGGAGCACCTGGCCCCAAAGGATCTGTTCGCCCCCGGCCAAGTTACCGTGCTGCAAATGAACGAGATCAGCCAAGAGGAGCAGCAGGTGATCTGCGCTGCTGTACTGCGCCAAAGCTACCAGGCTCGCATCAACACCGCCAAAGATAAAATTTCTGCTGATGACGAAAATTACCTGCCCTACCCAGTGTTCATTTTGATCGAAGAGGCCCACCGCTTTGCCCCAGCCAATGAACCGGCCCGTTGCAAACAGGTGCTGCGCACCATTCTCAGCGAGGGCCGCAAGTTTGGTATGGGCGTAGGGTTAATTACCCAGCGCCCCGGCAAGCTCGACTCCGACGTGCTCAGCCAGTGCATGAGCCAGTTCCTCATGCGTATCGTCAACCCAGTGGATCAGGACAGCCTCAAGTATGGGGTTGAAGCCGCTGGGCGCGATCTATTAAAAGAATTGCCGTCCCTGACCAAGGGCCAGGTGATTGTCTCGGGAGCCTGCGTCAATACTCCGGTGCTCTGCCAGGTGCGCAAGCGATTGACCAAGCACGGCGGCGAAACTATGAATGCTCCAGAGGCCTGGCTCAGCCACTTTCAAGGCCACCGTCAGCAGGCCCGCCAGCTAGAAAAAGCCGCTCCTGCTAGCACTGGCAAAAAGGCCGAAACCTTCAGTGGTGTGAGTATTGAGTAG
- a CDS encoding RibD family protein — translation MAIAPDPTLPHITLVLAMSLDGKIADAQRGAARFSSAADLAHLEEKVAAADGVLFGGGTLRAYGTTLSVRNPDLLAQRRQRHQTNQPVQIVWSPSGNLDPKFRYFQQPVPRGLVTTADGAQHWTETGLFEHIWIVPEAKTQPWDWPWILAQLKAAGIDHLALLGGGGLVAELLSHHCVHDIFITVCPLILGGTTAPTPVEGAGFLAAMAPRLQLLSHEAIGGEVFLHYRVLPPPLQGSGNSFTLENNQPSPTD, via the coding sequence TTGGCGATCGCCCCCGACCCAACCCTGCCTCACATCACCCTGGTGCTGGCCATGAGCCTGGACGGCAAAATTGCCGATGCCCAGCGCGGTGCCGCCCGGTTTTCTTCAGCGGCTGACCTGGCTCACCTGGAGGAAAAAGTGGCAGCGGCGGACGGGGTGCTGTTTGGGGGGGGCACCCTGCGGGCCTACGGCACCACCTTGAGCGTACGCAACCCAGACCTCTTGGCCCAGCGGCGACAGCGGCACCAAACCAACCAACCTGTGCAGATTGTCTGGTCGCCCTCGGGCAATCTCGACCCCAAGTTTCGGTACTTTCAGCAGCCGGTACCTAGAGGGCTTGTCACCACTGCAGATGGGGCTCAGCACTGGACAGAAACGGGACTGTTCGAGCACATTTGGATAGTGCCTGAAGCCAAAACCCAGCCCTGGGATTGGCCCTGGATTTTAGCCCAGTTGAAAGCGGCAGGCATCGACCATCTGGCCCTCCTAGGCGGGGGCGGGCTGGTGGCAGAGCTACTGAGCCACCACTGCGTCCACGACATCTTTATAACGGTGTGCCCGCTGATTTTAGGAGGCACAACGGCCCCGACCCCGGTAGAGGGAGCAGGTTTTTTGGCGGCGATGGCTCCCCGGCTACAGTTGCTCTCCCATGAAGCGATAGGGGGGGAGGTGTTTTTGCACTATCGGGTCCTGCCCCCACCTCTGCAAGGGTCTGGAAATTCCTTTACCCTGGAGAATAACCAACCCTCTCCTACTGACTAA